A genomic stretch from Anopheles stephensi strain Indian chromosome Y unlocalized genomic scaffold, UCI_ANSTEP_V1.0 chrY22, whole genome shotgun sequence includes:
- the LOC118515168 gene encoding uncharacterized protein LOC118515168, which translates to MLLPAKHPITEALVRELHIDNLHIGQRGLLAVVRQRYWPLNVKNTIRKVIRKCIVCFKANPLKTTQLMGDLPSYRVQPAPVFSNTGVDYAGPFWIKSTTSRKPQITKAYVCLFVCLQTRAVHLELVSDLTTDAFLASLRRFISRRGCPKTIRSDNATNFVGAKTELHELWRMFENDCATKRITNYCVDKGIDWSFIPPRSPHFGGIWEAGVKQVKYHLKRIVGDRKLSYEELYTTLTQIEAVLNSRPLVPSSDDPSDYTAITPAHFLIGREMQTVPKPDYSTLKENHLSRWQLVQSMLQHFWKRWTAEYLPELQNRSKWLKRKVIKVGSLVLLADQNAPLLQWPLARIVAAHPGDDGTIRVVTVKTANGAEFKRAVTEVCFLPLDEDEN; encoded by the coding sequence ATGCTGTTGCCGGCTAAGCATCCAATCACTGAAGCTCTCGTTCGCGAACTACACATCGACAACCTACACATCGGGCAAAGAGGTTTGCTTGCAGTTGTACGTCAACGGTACTGGCCACTGAATGTGAAGAATACTATTCGAAAGGTGATACGGAAGTGCATCGTGTGCTTCAAGGCAAACCCGTTGAAGACGACGCAACTGATGGGTGACCTACCGTCGTATCGCGTCCAGCCAGCCCCCGTCTTTTCGAATACCGGTGTGGACTACGCCGGTCCCTTCTGGATAAAATCAACGACTTCTCGCAAACCGCAAATCACCAAGGCGTACgtgtgcttgtttgtgtgtttgcagaCTCGGGCGGTTCACTTGGAATTGGTTTCAGACTTGACGACAGACGCCTTTCTAGCGAGTTTGAGACGGTTCATCAGTCGACGTGGATGCCCGAAAACGATACGCTCTGACAACGCGACTAACTTTGTCGGAGCTAAAACCGAGCTACATGAACTTTGGCGTATGTTCGAGAACGATTGCGCTACGAAAAGGATCACCAACTATTGTGTCGACAAGGGTATTGACTGGTCGTTCATACCACCACGAAGCCCACACTTTGGTGGCATTTGGGAGGCTGGTGTGAAGCAGGTCAAATACCACCTAAAACGTATTGTTGGCGATAGGAAGCTGTCTTACGAGGAGCTTTACACGACATTGACCCAGATAGAAGCAGTACTGAACTCTCGTCCCTTGGTACCGAGTTCAGATGACCCATCCGACTACACTGCGATCACGCCTGCACATTTCCTGATCGGACGTGAGATGCAGACGGTTCCTAAACCTGACTACTCTACCTTGAAGGAAAATCATCTCTCACGATGGCAGTTAGTGCAGTCCATGCTGCAACACTTTTGGAAACGATGGACCGCCGAGTACCTGCCGGAGCTGCAGAATCGATCGAAATGGCTGAAGCGGAAGGTGATTAAAGTAGGATCACTTGTGCTACTAGCTGACCAGAATGCGCCACTACTGCAATGGCCACTTGCCAGAATCGTTGCCGCACACCCTGGAGATGATGGTACAATTCGTGTCGTTACCGTTAAGACAGCGAATGGAGCGGAATTCAAGCGTGCGGTAACTGAGGTCTGTTTTCTACCGTTAGACGaggatgaaaattga
- the LOC118515165 gene encoding uncharacterized protein LOC118515165 → MATDDDVRLILIRSDELMMEQPAVSETINGGTYAKHKNPERMLQSVERLTQELVSQLEERHVRTNPEECSSIVTGVQFKIGEKVTTGPGGTVALALNDRLHGDPRVGLIVDDEGNRESEEPPSILYQMSMPFVQHIPVVLNSIDCISLAPLEERTTPVVTTTTTTTMTTVVAATATATTTTTVATSRVIKPVRVVSNPGSPRTRKLQRESSINKEADESKVKPIKIQDVKSVKKEQQTKIAKPVVETVTKVSRVRQPVVPKGGSIITGRTPAKPSIGTSRSSNHQRCQWQPPDGKPMSKIPLPKGEKTNTPPSRIPPPKRTTLQAGKQSSKLGALKTSPDGALKK, encoded by the exons ATGGCAACAGATGACGACGTTAGGCTGATACTGATCAGGTCTGACGAGCTGATGATGGAGCAACCGGCCGTGAGCGAGACTATCAATGGGGGTACGTacgcgaaacacaaaaaccccgaacgaatGCTTCAGTCGGTCGAACGGCTTACGCAGGAGCTGGTGTCCCAGTTGGAAGAACGGCACGTGCGTACTAACCCGGAGGAATGCAGTTCGATCGTTACCGGCGTACAGTTCAAGATAGGCGAAAAGGTAACAACGGGGCCGGGTGGAACGGTTGCCTTGGCGCTGAACGATCGTCTGCACGGTGATCCGCGGGTGGGATTGATTGTGGACGATGAAGGCAATCGGGAGAGCGAAGAACCACCATCCATTCTGTATCAAATGTCGATGCCGTTTGTGCAGCACATCCCGGTCGTGCTTAATTCAATCGATTGCATCTCGCTTGCGCCTTTAGAAGAGCGGACGACGCCGGTGGTGACGACCACGACAACCACGACAATGACCACGGTGGTGGCGGCAACGGCgacggcaacgacgacgacaacggtgGCGACGAGTCGGGTAATAAAGCCTGTGCGCGTCGTATCCAATCCCGGCTCACCGAGGACGCGAAAGTTACAGCGTGAATCTTCCATCaacaaagaggcggatgagtccAAG gttaaacccataaaaatccaagatgtgaaaagtgtgaagaaagagcaacagaCCAAAATCGCCAAACCGGTAGTGGAAACCGTTACGAAGGTTTCCCGCGTTCGGCAACCAGTAGTGCCAAAGGGTGGCTCCATTATTACCGGCAGAACACCggcaaaaccttccatcggca caagcagaagctCAAACCACCAGCGGTGCCAGTGGCAGCCGCCGGATGGTAAACCGATGTCGAAAATCCCACTACCGAAGGGTGAGAAAACTAACACACCACCGAGTCGTATTCCACCGCCGAAGCGGACCACACTCCAGGCGGGAAAGCAGTCATCCAAGCTCGGTGCATTGAAAACGTCTCCTGATGGTGCCCTTAAGAAGTAA